A region of the Deltaproteobacteria bacterium GWC2_65_14 genome:
AGCTTTTCCTCGCGGGGGAGAGGGATTCGGGGAAGCTGGCGGCCGTTGCGCGACGGGAGATCGAGACGGAACCGCGGGCGGCGCTGGAATATGCGGAGGCCCGGGATCCGGAGACGCTGTTGCCGGTGTCCGGCCGGGCGGAACGGATGACGATCCTTACGGCCGCGAGGGTCGGCCCCGCACGATTGATCGACAATATCACCCTGGAAGGAGGGGGGACAACATGATGCGCACCATGCTCAAGTGCAAGATCCACCGGGCGACCGTGACGGAGGCGGTGCTCCACTACGAGGGGAGCATCACGATCGACGAGACGCTCATGGAGGCGGCGGGGCTGATCGAGTACGAGCAGGTCCACATCTACAACATCGACAACGGGAACCGCTTCTCCACCTACGTGATCCACGGGGAGCGCGATTCCGGCGTCATCTGCCTGAACGGGGCGGCGGCCCGCCAGGTGAGCAAGGGGGACCTGATCATCATCGCGAATTACGCCTCCTACGACGAGAAGGAGCTGGCGAACTTCCAGCCGACCCTGGTCTACGTCGACGGGAAGAACCGGATCACCTCCGTCAAGCGGAAGGTGGAGTCCGGGAGTCCGCGCCCCCGCGTCGCCGCCCTGCAATCATAGGGACGTTCTTCACACGGATCCTGACCGTCCCGGCCCGGCACTTGCCGGTCCCCGGGACGTTTTTTCGAGAGGGTCGAAAACCGTGAAGCCCGGGATGCGGAAAACGGTCTACGTGGCGAGCCGGCTCGTCGCGGACCCGGAGCGGGTGTTCTCCCCCGGGGCGGTGGCGATCGCGGAGGGGGCCGTGATCGCGGCCGGTCCGCCCGGCGACGTCGCCCGCGATCTTCCGGGACGGTTCGACCGTGTCGACCTTCCCGGGCTTCTCCTCCTCCCCGGCCTGGTCAACGCCCATGCCCACCTGCAGATCCCCCGGATTCCCGCTCCCGGAGGGGGGGCGTGGGAATCCCTGTCCTTCGTCGAATGGATCCTGCGGATCATCGCCTGGAAGCGCGGCGTTTCTCCCGAGGAATGTTCCGGCAACGTGGCGGCGGCCGCCGCGGAGTCGATCCTCTCCGGGACGACCGCGGTGGGGGAGATCGCGGGGCCGGAGATCGGCGCATACTCGGTCCTTCCGCTCCGGGGGAGGATCTTCGCGGAGGGGGTCGGGTTCCTCCCCGAGGTGGCGGAAACGGTCCTTTCCTCCGTGGAGGCCGCCGTGGTCCGGCTCGGCGAGCTCTCCTCCGCGCGGGGCGGAAAGGTAGCGCCGGGCGTCTCTCCCCATACGCTCTACACGGTGGGGCCGGACCTGCTGCGGCGCCTCGCGGAACTGGGAACGCGCCTGGATCTCCCGGTCGCGCTGCACCTGGCCGAATCCCGGGCGGAGATGGAATTTCTGCGCGACGGGAAGGGGGAAGTCGGGTCCCGGCTCTACCCCGCGGTGGGCAAGGAGGTCTCCTTCTTCCGCGGGATCGGGATGCCGGTCCCGGAGTATCTGGCCCGGGCGGGGATGTTGCGGGAGGGGGTCGTCCTGGTGCATGCTGTCCACCTGTCCCGGAAGGAGATCGACGAGCTGCGGGACGGGGGGGCGAGGTTCGTCCTCTGCCCGCGCAGCAACGCGGCGCACGGGAACGGGTCGCCCGACCTGACCCACTTCGTGGATGCGGGGATCCCCTTCGCGCTCGGGACCGACAGCCTGGCGTCGGTTCCCTCCCTCTCCCTCTGGGAGGAAATGCGGGCCGCGGCCGGGCTCTACCGGGGAAATCTCGCCGGTCCGGAGCTCTGGCGGAGGATCTTCCGCGCGGCCACGGAGAACGGCGCACGCGCCCTCCGGATCCCGTCGGGCGCCCTGCAGCCGGGGCTTCCGGCCGATCTCGTCGCGGTCGACGATCCCGGCGGGGGGGAGGACGGGGACCTGTTCGCCCGGATGGGAGAGCGGGTCGGGGCGGCGAACGTCCGCCTGACCCTGATCGCCGGAGAAAGGATGCACGAGCGACCGTGACGGAAAAGACGCCGGCCGAAAAGACGATCTCCACGAACCGGAAGGCTCGCCACGAGTACCACATCCTCGAGAAGTTCGAGTGCGGGCTGGTGCTCCACGGCTACGAGGTGAAGTCGATCCGCGAGGGACGGGCGAACATCCAGGAGGCCTACGGGACGGTGCAGGGGGAGGAGGCGTTCGTGGAGAACCTGCACATCACCCCCTACTCCCACGGAGACCTGCGGACGATCGACCCGCTGCGGACCCGCAAGCTCCTGCTGCGCCGGAAGGAGATCGACTACCTCGGCGGGAAGACGAGGGAGCGGGGGCTGACCCTGGTGCCGCTGCGGCTTTACCTCAAGGGGCCGCGGGTGAAGCTCGAGATGGGGCTGGCTAGGGGCAAGAAGCTCTACGACCGGCGTCAGGACATCGCCGAGCGGGACGCACGCCGCGACATCGACCGGGCCATGAAGGGGAAGCGCCGCCCCTCCCGGGAGGAGTAGCTCCCTGGATGCCGGCCCTCCATCCCCCGCATCGCTGCGGGTCCCCGTTCAACGGCACGATTGCGACGGGGCACATCACGTGGCGGAGCAAGCCGANNNNNNNNNNNNNNNNNNNNNNNNNNNNNNNNNNNNNNNNNNNNNNTGCCCCCGTTTGGATCCGGATGCCCCGAGACGGCTCAGGCCGCCTCTGCCTGCCCCTTCCGCTGCAGCTCCTTCCAGGCCGGGAGGATCTTCAGTAAGACCGCCAGGATGACCACGGGAAGCGCCAGCAGGCCCAGGGCGTAGAGCAGCCCCTCGATCCCCCCGAACTCCATCTTGTAGGTGGTCAGCCCCCGGAAGCTCTTGGAGAACATCTGCCCGCCGATCACCACGTTCCACCGGGTGGCGAAGATCCCCCCCTGGATCAGGAT
Encoded here:
- a CDS encoding aspartate 1-decarboxylase — encoded protein: MMRTMLKCKIHRATVTEAVLHYEGSITIDETLMEAAGLIEYEQVHIYNIDNGNRFSTYVIHGERDSGVICLNGAAARQVSKGDLIIIANYASYDEKELANFQPTLVYVDGKNRITSVKRKVESGSPRPRVAALQS
- a CDS encoding SsrA-binding protein; protein product: MTEKTPAEKTISTNRKARHEYHILEKFECGLVLHGYEVKSIREGRANIQEAYGTVQGEEAFVENLHITPYSHGDLRTIDPLRTRKLLLRRKEIDYLGGKTRERGLTLVPLRLYLKGPRVKLEMGLARGKKLYDRRQDIAERDARRDIDRAMKGKRRPSREE